The Carassius auratus strain Wakin unplaced genomic scaffold, ASM336829v1 scaf_tig00215353, whole genome shotgun sequence sequence TTTCCAGACACTCTGCATTCAAGGCGGATAGGGCTTCCTTCTGCTACTTCCTGGCTCTTCAGTTTCTGGGTGAAACGTGGAGGGCTCTTGGGTCCATCTAGACTAACCCCTCGACCCTGATGCTCATCTGAGCCAACATCAGCCCGAACCTGCTGCATACTTTCCTGCTGGGGCTcagaggaagatgaagaggatAGAGGTGGCTGAGCCTGCTGCATGGCCAGCCGCTGGCTCCTTGGAGACAAGTAGCCACTGTCAGGTGAAGAGGAGTCTTCATCACCTTGCTGGTCCACACGAGTGGAGCCTTTGAAGATGGAAGAGAGCTCTTCAATGAAGGTAGCAGCTCGGCTGCAGAACTCAGAAGTTGAAGCAGCTCGTTCATTGAGCTCCAGGCCTCCGTGGACCAGCCGGGGACGGTCCTGCTTATATACTGGTGTGATGGATTTTTGGCAGACAAACTTTTCGGGTGATTCAGGAGCATTACAGAGCTGGTTAGGCCTGCTGAGCGGCATGCTCTGATTGGATGTGACTTTACCTGATTTGGTGTCAGTAGACTGAGATGCTGAATCTGGAAGAATGGGGTCTTTGGTTTCTGAGTAAAGGGGCAGGTGCTCTGTGGGAACGGGGGGTTCATCTTGGTCATTTGGGTCACCTGCGTCACTCATTGCTTCTCGAGCCAGGTCCAGACTGAGGCTGATCTCATCCTGGCTCAGGAAAGCAGAAAGTTCTGGAAAGTCCCCGTCCCCACTCTCTAGCTCAGCCACTGAGTCCAAGTAAACCTCACCATCAAGAGGTGGCAACAAAAGCATGCTCCCATCCCCCTCCAAGGACACGCCCCCTGTAGGACACGCCTCTTTCATCAGCAGAGAGGGGGGGAGTGTGTCATTCCAGCTCCCGTCCTGCATCCTGCAAAACACAAATCACCAAAGAGAAACGTGAGAAAAGATTGCGGAccctattttaaatgttttcataaagATCGGGAATATCAGAATCAAAGACAAGCAATTTCTGCAATATATACCACATTCATGCACTTAAATTAACACACTCACACCGGAGACTGATTATGAGCAGTTGTCGTATGATGACTCAGGCTGGCATATTTTGGGCACAGCTGTCTGGCATTAACAAAGGCTTGTCATGAGGCCCAACAAGGCATGAGTGCCATCTAACACTCATGCTGACTTTATCTCTTTTATTCCCTTGTCTATCATTTACTCTTCACTGTCCCTACATCAATCTATATCTATTTTTCCAGAGACGTCACTTCACCCTgcactggagtaatggttgcggTTTTGCCaccataggaataaattacacttcaaaatatattaaaatagaaaactgtttttttaaaatagaacaagttttttaaattgtaataatatttcacagtattaaaatCTTTGCCgtacatttgatcaaataaatgcagtcttggtaaacAACTCagtgagagacttctttcaaaaacattacaaattctgaaattgtatatgaataaaaatgacgTTTGACAAATTTATGTGTAgaattttttatgtaaacatataaataaaacatataacagTATTTTGATGGTAGGCTTCAGGAAGGGTTTTAATGTTCCATAATGGCATGctttatgaataaaaacagattCAGCAAATATTTACAGAATACAATGCTTGGTCTTTGGTTGagtctaaatttaaataaataaataaaatatttaatccaACCTCCCAAGTACACAAACAGTATTGTTGGATATCAAATGGAAGGATGCATCCATCTGATGAAGGGACCTTAATTGGTAGGATATTGCACAACAGGTTAaacttattaaatacattaaaggggtcatatgatgttattccaaattttcttttctatttggagtgttacaagtttTTGGTGgaaaaagaagatctgtaaagatggaaagactaaagtctcaaatccaaagatatattctttataaaagttaagagtcaaccacacacccctaaaacggctcattctaacagCTGTCTCACAGACTGTCaatacgtttacatatttaaataatttgccactgatgattaaaacacaagttttgagcagtgtagagtagtgcttgttgtttgtaattcctccgatcacaaatgcagacatggttttatgtttatgcggcgCGATTTGCAATGCAAGGCGttaaagacagtataagtcattatgtgtaattatgtccccactggatgcaagaGATGCCTCGTTTGtagtgggttttattgtttttgtcttgtcatgcCAGTATGGAAATGGATGTAACCTTTCTGTCAaacgcttgaggtatttggccaatcacaacacactggatagctggccaatcagagcaaaccTTGCTTtttagaacgatgagctttgtaaaaatcatagAGGagatacaataatgtacagtatgtggaaaataatgtttttttttaaccttaaaccgcataaatgcatttcattacaccaaataatgttctatAGCAACATAATATGACCCCACAAGTACAGATGTTACAGtagatgaataaatgtaaatgaatgttttagaacttatagaaaaatgttgttttcatttacaaatggcTTTAAGACCCTATGTGGATTTGACTTAAgtgaaaaacaaatttaaatctgACAGTGAATGATGGTATCCTCCACAACCTGTGGAGAAGATCCTTCACCATAATTCAGGGAAGGTGTTTGGTCTGACATACCACACATCGGTGAAACATTAATATGAGACAGTGTCTGCAGCATAGCCAACCCTTCAACCAACAGATCAGGTCTCTGAGAAAACACACCTCAGCTCTGAATACGTGCAGAACTGGGAACTGGCTGGTGTGTGTGAACGCTCCATGCACATGTCGGAGACACATTAATGTATTCCTGCTAACTTTATGACTGTAACTGTTTAcacatgtatatttattatttatggcCTATTAATTGATGTCATATAGTACTGTATAATAACCATGTCTCCATGTTTTGTTATAGCCGACATTGTTTATGCAATGTTTGTGTAAAGTGACCAGGTGTTGTATGTAAAGGTACGTGACAGTGTGACTTTCTCCTGTCATGGCGTCCTGAAGGCcagctgttgttatttttaatccTCAAGGGCTGCATTTCACAGCAGCAACCACCTCCCCACCAAGAGTCCTTTTtttacacataagcacacacacacactgcttctaCATTATTCATGTGGAAATTATGGCCCCTTTATTCTGTATTGATGAATTATAGATGGCGGAATATGAATGTGACATGCCAAACAATTGTGAAAGCCaagactgacagactgacatGCTTGTTTTTTCCATCTCTGATGCAAACAGTAGAATGATCTTTATCAGAATTAATTGTAAACGTGTAGAAGCATTCATCTGCTGCTGGATGAAATTGAATGAAATAGTGAAGTGGATGTAAAGCTGAAACCAAATATCTCAGATGATCATTCATTGAAAGCAGTTCCTGAATCTAATTATATAATTCACTTAAAGTCTTGAATATGCAGAATGAAACCTCTCACTTGTAATCTTCTACTTACAGCCAAAAGCAAAAAGTCAATGGCATTAtgtatatataggcctatttaaaaaagaaaagccaTTTACCTTAAGTCAATTTTGGCAAATATCCGTCCCTGTCAGAAGGTTCCAGTGTTTCTGAAGTTCTCTATCCAAGAAAATTAGAAAAGATGTACTTCTTTCTTCATGGAGTTGTGGGTCTTTTCTCTGGTCTATGTTTCTTTTGTCTTATTTTGCCGAGTGCTCTGAGGTGAGCCGGTTAGAGTGGCTGCAGAGTGGCCTGCTGTCCCATCTGTCTCAGGCCCTGACGCTTACTGAGCACCGCTAAATTTGGACCCTAGCTCAGGTTacacagcaagagagagagacaaggtgagtgagagagagagagagagagagagagagctctgggGTGTGTAGCATCCATGTGCCCACACCACATCAAAGACACGCATACATCATTTTCATATCCACAAAGGCATGTTAATGCATTTTACAGATACACACTTGAATGTTAGCTTCAAAACAAGCCAGCAAAGCCCTGTCTGACAATTTAATACAAATCTACAGGGTACCCAATAAGCACTTACAGTGTAAGTAAGCAAATAAAcaactgactttttatttatttgcttcaaaATTTATTTAGTGTCTTTATTTGTGTCCGTTTATTTAAGCACAATATAGCCTACATAGTAAAATTTGTTCAAAGAAATGTAATATTCTCAACGAATGACTCTCAATTCAGTCACAGTTTTGACTTTATGTTAAAACCCAAAAGTAGATTCAGATTGCTTAGAAAATTCTTTCATAGTGCACAAATTTGGTCTAAAGCACTGTTACATTTGAAGTAATATTCACTGTTACAAATCCATTTACGGACGTAGACATGACACTTTCAAAACCAATGCGTGTCAGTCACCAAGACTCTTAAATTAACCTCATATCAGTAGCTCACTCCCCAAATACACTGTTATCCCATAAAGACACCCTGCTATTAACAGAGTACTTTATATAGGAATGAGGACACAACAAACTGCTGCCACAAAGTTTACAAGCTAAAAGCTACAGTACATTGATAGACTATTAACACTGCTTACTGTCTATATTAATGATATAGCAAGATCATATTCTTTGGATTTGTGACACCGTCTGGATGACTAAGCTGttgttttatgttgttgttgaaTTTAAGTTGTTATTCCCCGGTAAATAATTTTAGTTGTTAACTGTTATATTGAGTCACTGAGTTCTAAACAAAATGCATTATCCTGATAGatagtaaataataacagaatttaaattaTGGGTGGATCGtttcattatcatgaaaaaaCGAGAGGCACTTCACTGGTTTAGGAGAAGTGTTTGAGACAGACGGCAGATGTGGTCATGAGTGGTGCAGCAGGAGTCTATTTCAGGACACTTATCACATTCACTTCATAAACACTGACAGCACAGAGCTATTCCCGTTTCTCAACAATCAATGCACTGATTACAGTTGAGCCTCAATGACAAGAACAAGAAGATCTATAACTCAAAGTGCTGTTACAACACTGACTGATTCAGTGAAAGATGATACTAGAAAGATCCTCTAGTCTCAGATTGGCAGAATACCCCATGCATTTGTTTAACGGtcagttaattttaaaatgtgttactgAACATCTCATTTAAACtcatttagaataaataaaaaaatcttagctACTAATCTCACAAATGTACAATTAAGAAAATATtctgaactttttaataaaaacaatgtcaAATAAAGGATATATTAAAAAGCTTGCAAATATTGTCCCATTTGCAATCTATAACTGTGTTCTGAGTAAACCTTGTCTATCCAGACCTTAGACAGGACAATCAAAGGTCTGCTCCATACTGTATCGTATTTAGgcaaaaaaaatctcaatttctACTAAGatcaattgtttttttaaatcaaccaTGTATTGTTGTTCTTGGAAAATCTATAAACTAGGAAAAGTGGTCACTGGTTTCTTTGCAATCAACTCATAAACCTtatgaaattaatatgaaaatcTGTGATTAAGCcatatgcataatatataatataattcaacCAACAAGAACTCTTCAGAATGCCAACGCAACAAAATATTATGttccctccatttttttttttttttaccctgtgcAAAAACCTTTTCAACATTTAGCTACTCCCAGTCAGTAGCATGTAAAACATGCTGGGACCTGGAGAACTCCTGCCCAATTTCAGCAATGCTATGCAAACTATGccaatacaaattaattaaagtgaACTTCTATAGAGTTTTTCACTAATCATTTTGCCTGATACATCTATTATTGTTATgagtagaaaataaaaaatattacttgtGTAAAATTATCATAGTCATACCCAGTCTGTCATTTTGTCAAATTTTACAAAAAGAGTGAAAATGCTGTGCTATTTAGGGTATGCTCTTAAATGATCCTTACCAACACAAAGGACTTTACTGTTTTATACCAttcacttgtctttttttttggggggggggggggtttctttCACACCACTATCCTCTCCATTGCACATATTATTTGTATAGTAAATTATTTCCAATTCATAATTTGATTCACTAGAAATGAAACTAGTGGAAATGTTGATGACAGAACAAAATACTGAATTGTTCTGTGTTGCATTTATATCCAGTGTTAGGCATCAGTAGATAAATCAGCTAAATAAAGTAGCTAGaaagtgaataataaaaaaagctattaacacacacaattgcatattACACGATACAGAAAGTAATGATCTTTTtctttatgcattatttatatggCGTGTTAAACCGAACTGAACTCGTAGTTGACAGGTGTCATGATGTTCACTCTTTTTCGTTTCGcgttttttaaatctattttaaccCATTTGTTTTTCCGTGGTCATCATTTCATTGATGTCCAGAATCACGTTTCATTGGTCACAATCTTTATGAACATGAATGTGTTTACAGTACAAACAagagtttattaatgttttaaataattttctctgTACGTATATAGTTTAGAAGACAAGCTTGATAATAGAGTTTATCATTAGTCGTCATTTATAAGCATAGATATATTCTGTACATATCTATATATCTGGTTTATAAGTGCGGaagtattaattttacatttaatcatttgtaaGTGATACATAATTGTCCATGAAGGCGGGAACAGAATAACCCCTTTTATtcaggtgtgcagaattattaggcaggttatcttttacagataaaataagacaaaaaagagATTTAACTCAGACTGAGATGTCAAAAATGAGTAAATCCCTATgagaaatatttaaatccaattcAGTACAGAAATTGCAAAGTAAAAACATGACCACTGGATagcaaaagaattaagaattaatctGTAGAATTAGGTGTAAAACCATCAGGAAACattttagtctccagcgccaccattttccagaactgcagCTTGCTTTGAGTCTCCAGAAGAGCAGTGTGTCAGGTTCTCAGAGACTTTGCTTGggtaaaaaatcctgaaaaattaccATCATTTAATAAGATGTAACTATGAAGTCATTTTCCTTATACCTTCATTACATGTGACTGCATTCatagatttcatgaattaataaatatagttGTGTTTTTGGagagttttcttttttcattataatgTCAGGTCACATTTTAAACATCATGCCCTCAAAAAACATCATTTACTTTATCTTTTGTTAATCTgacaaatgtaacatttcagtCCACAAGTGCTGAAACAACACCAAATGAACTCCAGCTAATTATAtcagtaatataattttatgtagctGTTATTTATTGAAGGTTGATGTCATAGTAAACAAAGTGCAAACAGGTTGATTCACACATAACCTTATACTACCAGGTGTGGCATCCCTGCACTGAATAGAGTGTCTGAGGTTGATATCATTAGTTGTACGGTGACTGTGTTGCAGCTGGACACTTGACTGCTGTCTTCATGTTTGCCTGAGTTGATCAAGAGGACATGCAAGTCTTGGGTGTCTTACCAATAGAAGCTGTATACCTTTAACTTTATTCACACAtctttcattctctttctctgttGTTTAGTatctgcgtctctctctctcacctgtaTGTTTGAAGCTTGGGAAGACATTCTTATGCAGATGGACCTCCGCCTCACTAAGTTTGTTCAGGTTAGAGTTCGTCACAAGCAAGGCAATCACAAACAAGCCTATAAAAGACATCAGACAGGATGGCATTCATTAGAGCACTGACACACCTCACCCTGAAAGTACATATAAGTGCAGGAGTGGACTGTGATGTGATCCACTTAAGCCATGGTAATGGCTCTGTTGTTGTTTATTAGAGTTCTAAGAGACATTGATGGTTGAACTGCATTGTTGATTTACAGGAAAAGAACACAAGCACTCAGGTTAAAGGTGAGTTTCTGGAGCTATTGTTATAGGGCCATACCAGGTACATAATTCATAAATGATAGTCACACTAGGTTTTTGGAGAGATCATATTGTCCTATCACAGAGGTAATTGTGGCAGTGAACTGTTGAAGAGTGGTGTTTGTGGCAAATTTAGTAATGTTCCCATGTATCAcactattaatattttatgtcagatatataaaataatatgaaaataatttatatttaatataaattttttacttatattttaaactagtgtttaatataaaatgatttggATTCAATGTAATATGCTTGT is a genomic window containing:
- the LOC113094350 gene encoding palladin-like; the protein is MQDGSWNDTLPPSLLMKEACPTGGVSLEGDGSMLLLPPLDGEVYLDSVAELESGDGDFPELSAFLSQDEISLSLDLAREAMSDAGDPNDQDEPPVPTEHLPLYSETKDPILPDSASQSTDTKSGKVTSNQSMPLSRPNQLCNAPESPEKFVCQKSITPVYKQDRPRLVHGGLELNERAASTSEFCSRAATFIEELSSIFKGSTRVDQQGDEDSSSPDSGYLSPRSQRLAMQQAQPPLSSSSSSEPQQESMQQVRADVGSDEHQGRGVSLDGPKSPPRFTQKLKSQEVAEGSPIRLECRVSGNPLPLVR